The sequence AAGCCCGGCAGCACAATCGGCATTCTCGGCGGGGGCCAGCTTGGCCGGATGCTCGCGATCGAAGGCGCGCGGCTGGGCTATCGCTGCGTGGGATTCGCGCCCGAGGGCGACAATGTCGCCGCGCCCGTGTGCGACGATTTCTTCACCAATGACTGGAGCGACCGGCCCGCCCTCGCCGCCTTCGCCGCGCAATGCGATGCGATCACGCTGGAATTCGAGAACGTCCCGCTCGCGGTGATGGACGCGCTGCCGAGCGATCGCCTGTTTCCGCCCAGGAAGGCCCTGGAGGTCGCGCAGGACCGGCTCGCGGAAAAGCGCTTCGTCGCCGATCTTGGCGGGCGCCCCGCCCCCCATGCCGCCGTCGATTCGCGGGCTGACCTCGTTGCAGCGATGGAGCAGATCGGCACGCCGGGAATCCTGAAGACACGCGGCGAGGGCTATGACGGCAAGGGCCAGTGGCGCTTGCGCGATATGCGCGATGCCGATGGCGTCGGCGCGATCTCGCAACCCGCGATCTACGAAGGCTTCGTGACCTTCGAGGCCGAGTTCTCCGTCATCCTCGTGCGCGGCCAGGATGGCGCGATCCGCTTCTGGGACAGTTCGCGCAATATCCACGAAGACGGTATCCTGAACGCATCTGTCCTGCCCGCTGGCGAGATGGTGGAGAGGCAGGTCGAGGAAGCGCGCGCCCTGTCGCGACAGGTGGCAGACGCCCTCAGATATGTGGGCGTGCTGACGCTCGAATTCTTCGCCACCAAGGACGGCCCCGTCTTCAACGAAATGGCCCCGCGCGTCCACAATTCGGGCCATTGGACGATCGAGGGCGCGGCCACCAGCCAGTTCGCCAATCATATGCGCGCGGTGGCGGGCCTCCCGCTCGGCGTGACCGATACGATCGCGCCGCAGCTCCGCATGGAGAATCTGATCGGTGCCGAGGCCAATACGGCGCATGAGCTCTTGGGCGAGCCTGACGTGCACCTGCATCTCTACGGCAAGGCCAAGGCGCGTGACGGGCGCAAGATGGGTCATGTGACCCGGATCACCCGCGCGTGAGCCATCCGCAATTCACGCTGGTCTATGCCCGCGCCGCCAATGGCGCGATCGGGAAGGACGGGGCGCTGCCCTGGCACCTGCCCGCCGATCTCAAGCGCTTCAAGGCGCTGACGATGGGCAAGCCGATGGTGATGGGGCGCAAGACCTTCGAGAGCCTTCCCGGCCTGTTGCCGGGGCGCCGCCACATCGTCCTGACCCGGCGCGAGCGCTGGGAGAGCGCGGGCGCGGACGTCGTCCGCTCGGTCGAGGAGGCAGTCGCGCTGCTCGACGGCGAGCCCGCTTCGGTCATCGGCGGCGCGGCGATCTTCGATGTCTTCCTGCCCCTCGCCACGCGGGCCGAACTGACCGAGATCCACTCCGATTTCGACGGCGACGTGTTCATGCGCCCCCTGCCCGCCGGATGGGAGATCGTCGCGCGCGAGGATCATGCCGGGGTAGGCGGTGCGCCCGCCTATTCCTTCGTCACCTACGAGTGCCGCGAGGATGCGGCGGCATGAGGTGGCTCGACCATCGCGAGACGGTGCCCGAATCCCTGCGCGGCGCGATCATCGCGCTCGGCAATTTCGACGGCTTCCATCTCGGCCATCAAGCGGTGGCGAAGGAAGCGATCGACTGGGCGCGCAGCGAGGGGCGCCCCGCCATCATCGCCACTTTCGATCCCCATCCGGTGCGCTTCTTCCGGCCCGACGTGCCGCCCTTCCGCCTGACGACTTTGGAGCAGCGGCAGGAACTCTATCTCGCCGCCGGGGCGACCGCGATGCTGGTGTTCCATTTCGACGGCGAGCTGGCGGGTACGAGCGCCGAGGATTTCATCACGCAGGTCCTCCTCGATAGGCTGGGCGCGCATGGCGTCGTCTCGGGCGAGGATTTCACCTTTGGCCAGGGCGCCAAGGGGAATGTCGCGCTCCTCCAGGGCTTCGGCGCGGAGCACGGCCTTATGAGCCGCACGGTAGGCGCGGTGATCGACGATGGGCGCGCGATCTCGTCCAGCCGGGTGCGCGAGGCCCTGCGCGAA comes from Qipengyuania pelagi and encodes:
- a CDS encoding dihydrofolate reductase — its product is MSHPQFTLVYARAANGAIGKDGALPWHLPADLKRFKALTMGKPMVMGRKTFESLPGLLPGRRHIVLTRRERWESAGADVVRSVEEAVALLDGEPASVIGGAAIFDVFLPLATRAELTEIHSDFDGDVFMRPLPAGWEIVAREDHAGVGGAPAYSFVTYECREDAAA
- a CDS encoding bifunctional riboflavin kinase/FAD synthetase; the protein is MRWLDHRETVPESLRGAIIALGNFDGFHLGHQAVAKEAIDWARSEGRPAIIATFDPHPVRFFRPDVPPFRLTTLEQRQELYLAAGATAMLVFHFDGELAGTSAEDFITQVLLDRLGAHGVVSGEDFTFGQGAKGNVALLQGFGAEHGLMSRTVGAVIDDGRAISSSRVREALREGDPEEAARLLTRPFAVRGVVQHGDKRGREIGYPTANLTLETYLRPKYGIYAVTGRILATGQELKGAANVGMRPQFEPPKELLEPYFFDFAGDLYGQEIEVAFHHFLRGEAKFDTLDELTEQMARDCDEARRLLA
- a CDS encoding 5-(carboxyamino)imidazole ribonucleotide synthase yields the protein MTLKPGSTIGILGGGQLGRMLAIEGARLGYRCVGFAPEGDNVAAPVCDDFFTNDWSDRPALAAFAAQCDAITLEFENVPLAVMDALPSDRLFPPRKALEVAQDRLAEKRFVADLGGRPAPHAAVDSRADLVAAMEQIGTPGILKTRGEGYDGKGQWRLRDMRDADGVGAISQPAIYEGFVTFEAEFSVILVRGQDGAIRFWDSSRNIHEDGILNASVLPAGEMVERQVEEARALSRQVADALRYVGVLTLEFFATKDGPVFNEMAPRVHNSGHWTIEGAATSQFANHMRAVAGLPLGVTDTIAPQLRMENLIGAEANTAHELLGEPDVHLHLYGKAKARDGRKMGHVTRITRA